The Saccharopolyspora gregorii genomic interval TGGTCTCACCGAGCACGAGTTCGTCGTGGCCATCGGCGCTCGCCGACACCACGTGGTGCGTGAGCACCCCCTTTTCGCGTTGCCGCAGATAGCCCTCGAGCGCCTCACGGTCGCCCGCGAAGTCCGTCGCCTGCCCCGCGCCCGTGCCGAACACGATCGAGAACCTGAAATCCGGCGCGATCAGGTCGAGGATGCCTTCGGGGTGGTCGGAGTCGATCAGCGCGAACCACCGGGTCAGCGTGGGAGCACCTGCCGTGGACGTCACGCCGCCTCCTCGGGGAGCAGGGAGAACGTCGGGTGGAAGAAGGACTGGTAGCGGGCCAGTTTCCCGCCGGGCGAGACCACACCCGCAGAGGCGAACGAACCGGTGGGCTTCTCCTCCGGTCCTTCGACGACCACGCCGTAGACCATCTCCAGCTCGCCGTCCCGGGTGGACCTGAGAACGCGGTGCTTGCGCCCGACCGCCGGGCGGCCCGAGATGTAGGAGGCGAGGTCCTCCAGGCCGCGGCCGGAGACCTCGTTGCCCGGCAATGCGAGCAGGAACTCGATATCGGACTCCACCAGCTCCAGCCCGCTCAACGGATCCGGGCCGTCCAGCCGTGCGAAGTAGTCTGAGATGAGCACGTGCGGCTCCTCCTTGTCGCCGTTGACGAGGTGGTACACCAGCCGGAACGAGATCGGCCACTGGATGGATCACTCGGCCCGCTCGACAACTAAGCTGAATTCAGTTCGCTCCGTCTGACGCTAGCGCTCCCCCAAACACGCCGCAAGACTCAAAATCGCCCAGCCGCGGAGAAGGCGTCGGAACAGGACGGAGCTCCCCGCGCGGACGTCGGAGTCGACGCGCGGGGAGCGCACGGATACCGCTACTCACAGCGGGTACCGGTTCGATGGAAAGGTGACGCGGCGACCGTTCAGGGCCGCGAGGACGAGGGGT includes:
- a CDS encoding nuclear transport factor 2 family protein translates to MTSTAGAPTLTRWFALIDSDHPEGILDLIAPDFRFSIVFGTGAGQATDFAGDREALEGYLRQREKGVLTHHVVSASADGHDELVLGETRRGEVFESTFVAAARLGADGAVRNLMIGRSPMLELHESD
- a CDS encoding nuclear transport factor 2 family protein — protein: MLISDYFARLDGPDPLSGLELVESDIEFLLALPGNEVSGRGLEDLASYISGRPAVGRKHRVLRSTRDGELEMVYGVVVEGPEEKPTGSFASAGVVSPGGKLARYQSFFHPTFSLLPEEAA